GTTCGGCCCCACTCTCCGCCAGCGTCTCCGCCACGTCGCCGGTCGCCAGATCATCGCCGATCAGCAGGCCGATCCGCACCCCGCGGACATTGACCGGGCCAGGCATCGGACCGTTATCGAAACGGTCATCCTCCGGCGCACCGATCTCGCCCGCATCCGTTACGGCCTGGAAACGAACGGCGGCGAGCTTGCCGCCGTCCAGCAGCAAAGCTGCATTGTGACGCCCCTTGCCCTCCCGCCAGGGGGCGCCGACCAGCAGGGCGGGGCCGCCGTCGGCGGTGACGTCCGCCAACACCCGAACCGTCTCCTCCACCGCGTCGAGGAAGGCGGGAAGCGCCGCCAAGTCGAGAAGCGGGGCGCCGGACAACGCGCCGGCGGGACAGATGACGAGGTCGGCGCCGCGGGCCTCGGCCTGCGCCCGCGCGGCACGGATCAGGCCGGCATTCGCAGTGAGGTCGCCCGCGGTCGGGTTGATCTGGGCGAGCGCGATGGACAGGCGATCGGTCATGATGGTCGGCTTCCTTCTGGCGGGTCCTTTTCCGGCAAGGGTAGCAGCGCCTCACCTGCGGCGAAAGCCGCCGCTCGTCGGAGGTCATCACGCAGGCGGAACAAGTGGCGGCAAGACATGGGATGAAGTTCCACAGTCGCGATCAATTAGTAAGGTAACGAATTTATTTCAATTATTGAAAGAAAATCGCGAAATTAAGAAATGGTAAAGGTTGCCGGCGCCATGCTTCCTCTTGCGCACAAACAACGCGATGCGGGGGCATCCATGTACTACGCGGAGCTCAGCGGCCCGAACGGCAAACCGTCGGTGTTGTCCACGGCTGTGCAGAACGGTTCGTCAAAGACGGCCGGCACGGCGAAGGACGGGCTGGCCAAATCGGACGCGAAACCGGTGGACGGCGACAAGAAGACACAGTCGCCGGCCTACACCATCAGCCAGTCGATGGAATCGCTGCTGGACAGCATGACCGGCAAGGGCGGCGCCCAGGCTGCGGGCGGCGGCGGGGTGGCCTCCGCCAACAGCGGCGTGGACCGCGCCAAGCAGGCGCAATCGCTGATGCAGTCGGCGCTGGACCACGGCAAGGGTCTGGCCGGCATGTTCGGCAAGGGCATCGACGCGCTGAAGCAGGGGCTGGGCGATACGCTGAGCGCACTGGGCGTTCCGCAGAACCGCATCGACGATGCCGTGAAGGGGTTCGGCGACGGCCTGAAGTCCAAGCTCGACGGCATGAACCTCAGCGATGTGTCGGTGGACATGCAGGCCACCCAATCGCAATGGTCGATCGAGTCGCACGGGATCGACCTGGAGATCCAGGACGGCGACCGCAGCGTCAAGATTTCCTTCGCGAAATCGACCCTGGACTTCCGCCGCGACGATCAGCGTCTGCAGGCGTCGCTGGGCAAGGGCGGCGACATGGCGCTGAGCGCCACCGGCATGACCACCACCGCCACCGGCAAGTCCACCGGCATGATCGTCCGCTCCGAAGGTTTCAGCGAGGATGAGATCAAGGACATCCTCGGCAAGCTGAACGACATGGCCGCCAAGAGCGGCGGTGGCGACGGGATGAAGGGGCTGGCGGTGCTGAAACCGACCACGTCGAAGGACGGCGTCACCCACCTGACGCTCGACCTGTCCACACCGATCGCAGGGCTGTCGACCGGGAAGGCCGCTGCGGCGGCGGACGGCGCGGCGACCGCTGCGACGGCCGGCACGTCCGCGAAGCCGCAGGGCGTCAACCTGACCGCCTGATCCGGTTTCCAGCGTTTATTGTCACAGCACCGGCCCGGATCCGTCCGGACCGGCGCTTGCCCATGCGGGATGGCTTCTTTACAAGCGGTCGCGGTGGCGGCCCCAGGGCCGTGCACTGTCCGTCCTCCCGGAACCATCGCCCGGATGAACGCCATGACCGACCGCGACACACTGCTGGCCCTGAACCAAGCCTTCTACCGGGCCTTCACCAATCGCGACTCCGCCGCGATGGAAGCCCTGTGGGCGGAAACGCTGCCCGTCTCCTGCATCCATCCCGGCTGGACCGCTCTGTTCGGGCGCGACGCCGTGCTGACCAGCTGGCGGGACGTGCTGCGCGCGCCCAGCGGCATCGTCGTCGAGGCGCGGAACGAGCGTGTGACCCTGCATGGCGACACCGCCCTGGTGGTCTGCGAGGAAACGCTGGGCGACGCCGTGCTGGCCGCCACCAACCTGTTCGCCCGCGAAAAGGGCAGCTGGCGCCTCGCCCATCATCAGGCCGGCCCCATTGCCCACGCCCGCGCCGACGTCGAGATTCCGGCCAAGCCGCCGCGCCGCCTGCACTGATCGATTTCGGCCCTCAGGGCAGGCTCGCCACCTCCGGCCGCGCTTCCAGGCGGCGGACGAGGTCGATGACCACATGGTCGGCGGTGACCTGATCGGGGTCGCTGTTGGTCAGCGCCACGACGCCCCAGCGGTGCGCCTTCGAGAAGGCGATATAGGCGTTGAAGCCGCCGGTGGAGCCGGAATGCCAATGGATCGGCGTGCCGTCCGTGGCCCAGGCGACGAACCAGCCGAGCGCCATCGCCCCGCTTCCCAGGCTTCCCGGCTCGGCCAGCGACCGCCCGTCCACCTGCACCGCCTGCGCCAGCGCCAGGGTCGCCGCCACCGGCGGGGCGCAGCCATGGCCTTCCGGCCCGGCAGCCGCACCCGCCGGGCAGTCACCGAGATTGGCTGAAAGCCAGCGCAGCAGATCGTCGGCCGAGGAGTAGAGGCCGAAGGCGGGCAGCATCGCCGGCGCCTCCCAATCCGGAACGATCCGGCCGCGGGCATGGCCGGCCGCCTTGCGCGCCCGCTGCTCGGCGGTCGGATGCAGGGTGGTGTCGCGCATCCCGAGACGGTCGGTCACCACCCGCTTCAGCAGAGTCTCGTAAGGCTGGCCGGCCGCCGCCGACAGCGCCTCCCCCAGAACCGACATGCCGGCATTGGAATAGCTGAAGCGCACACCCGGCGGCACCGGCAGGTGATAGCCGGACAGCCACAGCGCCAGTTCGCCGCGCGACAGCGGCTTGTAGGGGTTGCGGGGGTCCTCCAGCCGGCTCCACGAGAAACGCGGAGTCTCCGGCACGTTGGGCAGACCGGCCGTGTGAGTGGCGAGGTCGCGCAGCCGGATCGGCCGGCCTTCATACTCCGGCACATGGGCGACAGGCACCGGGCCGACACGGCGCAGATGACGCTGCAGAGGGTCGGCGGGATCGACCCGGCCCTCCCGCATCAGCTCCGCCATGATGGTGCCGGTGAAGGGCTTGGTCAGCGAGGCGATCTGGAACAGGGTGCGCCCATCGGGCGGCCCGCCGTCCGGGCGGCCGGCATCGCCGCGCCCGATCACCAGCGTCCGGCCGTCGCGGATAACGCCGACAACCAGACTGCCGGCACCGGCCGGCGGCCGCCGGTCCTCCACCGCGCGGGTCAGGTCGTCCACCAACCGGTCGGAAATCCGGTCCAGGCCGATGGCCCCGGTCGGGCCGAACGGAACGCTCCACAGCAGCAGACACAAAACGCCCCAGAGCAGCCTGCGCCGCATCCCCGCCTCCGCCCGGCCTCAATCGAGAGTACGGAGAGAGTGGGCGGACGTACGGCAGGCGGACAGGGCCGCGAAGGGCGATGCGGCGAAAGACGGGGCGGGAGCCGCCGGGGTACTCCCCAACCACCCCGCCACCGCCCGACCGGTCAGGCTTGGCAGGTTTGCGGGGGCTATTCGGTGGGAATGTCGGCCCTGGGCGGGCGGCGGTCCTTGACGATGGACAGCGGAACGTCGTCGGCCGCGATCTCCAGGATCGGATGGCCGTCCAGCAGCGACGGGCAGCGCTTCACCTGGGTGAAGGCCAGGAAGAAATCGGCCTTGCGCCAGTCGGGCTCGATCCCGTTCACCAGACGCAGCCAGGGCGGCAGTTCGAACCGCACCGCCAGCGTGTTGCCGCAGACGGTCAGCGTGTACTGGCGCGGCGGGGCATGGCCGTCATTCTCGCGCTCGACATACTCGACCAGCTCCTGCAACGCCTCGTGCAGCGAGTTGCCCCAGTAATCCAGCTCGAACTTGCCGTCGGCACCCCGTACGCCTCCGACGAACTGGTTGTAGTACACGTACTGGTTCGGGTGCATGGCGCCCAGCTGCCACGCGTACACCACGCCGACCACGGTCATCGCCGCGGCGAAGGTCTGCCCCAGCGCCCGGCCGCCGCGCTGGCACAGGCTCCACAGCCGGTCGGCGGCGATGGCGGCCATCACCACCATGGGCGGGGCCAGGAACAGGAAATGGCGGATGCCGTTGTAGACCGACGGCCGCATCAGCACGAACAGCAGGATCGGCAGGAAGCCCGCCAGAACCAGCGGCGTGTAGCGGACGACCGTGAATGCGCCGGTCCGCCGCCAGCCGCCCCGCGCCAGCCAGACCGCCGCCATCACCACCGCCACCCCGACGCCGATCACCACCGCCTCCGGCAGCTTCACTGCCAGATAGACCGGCAGGTACAGCGCGGGCGGCGCGTTGGAATGGACCAGCTCGCCCATGAACAGCGTCTGGATGTCGATGGGGAAATGGGAGACGACCCGCAGGGCCTCTAGCGGGTTGCGGAACGGCCGCTGCACCACCCAGGGCCAGAACACCGCCATGATGACATAGGCGACGGGAACCGCCGGCCACAGCGACAGGAAGGCGCGCCGCGCATCGACCAGCGCCCAGCGCCGGCCCTCCTGCTGCGTCACCAGCGCGAAATGCATCGCCATGGCGACCGCCAGATAGAAGCCGGCCAGCACCGCGCCGACGCGGATCGCCAGCGTCAGGCCCAGCACCAGCCCGAACTTCAGCACCGCGCTGCGGCTCGGCCGCGGCATCTGCTTCAGGATGCGGGTGGCGAAATAGAGCGTCCACACCATGCCGGCCGCGAAGGGCACGTCCTTGGTGTTGTTGAACATGGCGCCGTAATAGACACCGCTCAGCGACAGCAGAGCCGCCGCGATGAAGCCGGCACGCGGACCGGCCAGCAGCCGGGTGTAGCGCCATGTCCCGGCGATGCCCAGCACGCCGACCAGCGCGCAGAGCAGGTGCCGCGTCTCATACTCCTCGAAGGGAGAGAAGGGCACGATCACGGCGGTGACGAGGTCGAACAGCCCGCCGTAATAGGCCAGATCCTTGAAATGGAAGGCCGACCGGTCCTGGAAGCCGCTGAGATAGTAGGACAGCAGCTTCTTGCCGTAGATGTGCTGCACCTCCTCGTCCGTGCTGATGCCGTAGCTGAGGAAGGTCAGGGCGGCGAGGATCAGCAGGCCGAGCAGAAGCGCGCGCGACAGCCCGTCCCACAGGGCCGCCTCTCCGCGCGGCAGCGCGATGCCGGCGGCGCTGGCGGTCGACGGCGCGGCCGTCGCAACGCCGGGGCGGCGGGTGGAAGTGGAGGCGCCGCCGACGGCATCTCCGTCGCCGCGCAGGCCGGTCTCGACACTCATCGACGCGGCTCCCGCCCCACCGTTCCGCCGACGGGATCGAACTCTTGCTCATCCCGGCCATCCGCCGGGCCGAAGCCGTGGGCCGATCGCACGATGAACAGCGGCCGCCCCTTCACCTCGGCGAAGACGCGACCCAAATAGTCGCCGATGATGCCCAGCGTGATCAACTGGATGCCGCCCAAAAACAGCACCGCGACCAGCAGCGATTCATAGCCCGGCACGTCGATGCCGTGGACCAGCGTGCGGATCAGGCGGATCAGGATATAGACGAAGGCGACGCCCGACACCGCCATCCCGACCAGGCTCCACACCCGCAGGGGGAAGGTGGAGAAGGCGGTCAGCCCGTCGAAGGACAGGCGCAGCAGCTTGACGAAGCCCCATTTGGTATCGCCGCCGGCGCGCTCCCCCTGTTCGTAGGGGATCGCGGCCTGACGGAAGCCGACCCAGGCGAAGATGCCCTTCATGAAGCGCGTGCGCTCCGGCATCCGGTTGATGACCTCGACGACGCGGCGGTCCATCAGGCGAAAATCGCCGACCTCGCGCGGCAGCTTGATCTCCGACAGATGGTCGAAGACCCAGTAGAACAGGCGGGCGAACAGGCGGTGTTTCAGGCTCTGCCCGACGCGGGCATGGCGCACCGCCACCACCACGTCGAACCCCTCGCGCCACTTGGCGATGAAGGATGGCAGCAGTTCCGGCGGATGCTGCAGGTCGGCGTCCATCGGCACCACGGCATCGCCGGTGGTGTGGCTCAGGCCGGCGGACAGCGCCAGTTCCTTGCCAAAATTGCGCGACAGATCGACCACCTTCACCCGCGCTTCACGGTCATGGACGTCCAGCAGCCGGTCGATGGTGTCGTCGCGGCTGCCGTCGTTGACGCAGACCACTTCCCAATCCATGTCCAGCCCGTCCAGCACCGGGACCAGCCGGGCGAACAGAGCCTCGATGTTCGGTCCCTCGTTGTAGAAGGGAATGACGACCGACAGGCAGCCGCGTCGCGGGCGCCCCGACCTGTTCGCGGGAGGCCGGTTCGCCGATGGAACGACCTCGCCCTCAGGGCGGACGGGAGCGGTGCGGACCTCCGGGGAGGCCGCGGAAAGGGGCGCGTCGGGAATGGACATGGCCAGCCGTCGGGTCAAAGCGTCAGGGACCGGGAGATGAAGGGATCGGCGACGACCCCGGTCGGCCGCTGCGCCCTTCGGCATATATCACGATACGGGGGGATGTTCAAAATGCCTCTCCTGTGACCGCCACGGCACAAAAAATGGCCTGTCCGCCCGTGAAAGCGTCCGGGTGCGGGCCAGCCGCGGTCCGACGAAACAGGCAAACATCCCCCGTTGCCGTTTATTCCATTACAGCGGAACGACCGCATTCCCCTACGTCATCCACAGGTCTCTCCGGTTGCCGGCACACGCAACCGCACCATACCGGGGCATGTGGCACGCTTTCTGAAAACAGGTCGTGATGCCTGACCTTTTCGGATCGCCCCCGAACAAGCGTTGGGCAACGTCCCTGTGCCGATGGAGGCCTCGACCATGAGCCTTTTCAATCGCTTTTCCGTAGGAACGAAGATCACGGCGGCCAGCGCCGGCATCCTGGTGTTCCTGGTGCTGATCGGCGGTATCGGCATTGCGGCGCTGTCGGAAGCCGGCGGGGCCGTGGACACCTACCGGCGGCTCGGCCAGCAGACCAACGAGCTGGGACGCATCCAGGCCCTGATGCTGGAGATGCGCCAGCAGGCCACCCGTTTCCTGCTGACCGGCGATGCGGAGGTCGGCGCCACCGTCCGCCGCACCGCGGAGGACGCGGCACAGACCATCGACAAGGCCCGCGCCCTGTTCACCGACCCCGCCCTGCTGCAGACCGCCGACCATAT
The Azospirillum sp. TSA2s DNA segment above includes these coding regions:
- a CDS encoding nuclear transport factor 2 family protein, translating into MTDRDTLLALNQAFYRAFTNRDSAAMEALWAETLPVSCIHPGWTALFGRDAVLTSWRDVLRAPSGIVVEARNERVTLHGDTALVVCEETLGDAVLAATNLFAREKGSWRLAHHQAGPIAHARADVEIPAKPPRRLH
- a CDS encoding serine hydrolase; translation: MRRRLLWGVLCLLLWSVPFGPTGAIGLDRISDRLVDDLTRAVEDRRPPAGAGSLVVGVIRDGRTLVIGRGDAGRPDGGPPDGRTLFQIASLTKPFTGTIMAELMREGRVDPADPLQRHLRRVGPVPVAHVPEYEGRPIRLRDLATHTAGLPNVPETPRFSWSRLEDPRNPYKPLSRGELALWLSGYHLPVPPGVRFSYSNAGMSVLGEALSAAAGQPYETLLKRVVTDRLGMRDTTLHPTAEQRARKAAGHARGRIVPDWEAPAMLPAFGLYSSADDLLRWLSANLGDCPAGAAAGPEGHGCAPPVAATLALAQAVQVDGRSLAEPGSLGSGAMALGWFVAWATDGTPIHWHSGSTGGFNAYIAFSKAHRWGVVALTNSDPDQVTADHVVIDLVRRLEARPEVASLP
- a CDS encoding glycosyltransferase family 39 protein, coding for MSVETGLRGDGDAVGGASTSTRRPGVATAAPSTASAAGIALPRGEAALWDGLSRALLLGLLILAALTFLSYGISTDEEVQHIYGKKLLSYYLSGFQDRSAFHFKDLAYYGGLFDLVTAVIVPFSPFEEYETRHLLCALVGVLGIAGTWRYTRLLAGPRAGFIAAALLSLSGVYYGAMFNNTKDVPFAAGMVWTLYFATRILKQMPRPSRSAVLKFGLVLGLTLAIRVGAVLAGFYLAVAMAMHFALVTQQEGRRWALVDARRAFLSLWPAVPVAYVIMAVFWPWVVQRPFRNPLEALRVVSHFPIDIQTLFMGELVHSNAPPALYLPVYLAVKLPEAVVIGVGVAVVMAAVWLARGGWRRTGAFTVVRYTPLVLAGFLPILLFVLMRPSVYNGIRHFLFLAPPMVVMAAIAADRLWSLCQRGGRALGQTFAAAMTVVGVVYAWQLGAMHPNQYVYYNQFVGGVRGADGKFELDYWGNSLHEALQELVEYVERENDGHAPPRQYTLTVCGNTLAVRFELPPWLRLVNGIEPDWRKADFFLAFTQVKRCPSLLDGHPILEIAADDVPLSIVKDRRPPRADIPTE
- a CDS encoding glycosyltransferase family 2 protein, whose protein sequence is MSIPDAPLSAASPEVRTAPVRPEGEVVPSANRPPANRSGRPRRGCLSVVIPFYNEGPNIEALFARLVPVLDGLDMDWEVVCVNDGSRDDTIDRLLDVHDREARVKVVDLSRNFGKELALSAGLSHTTGDAVVPMDADLQHPPELLPSFIAKWREGFDVVVAVRHARVGQSLKHRLFARLFYWVFDHLSEIKLPREVGDFRLMDRRVVEVINRMPERTRFMKGIFAWVGFRQAAIPYEQGERAGGDTKWGFVKLLRLSFDGLTAFSTFPLRVWSLVGMAVSGVAFVYILIRLIRTLVHGIDVPGYESLLVAVLFLGGIQLITLGIIGDYLGRVFAEVKGRPLFIVRSAHGFGPADGRDEQEFDPVGGTVGREPRR